In the genome of Candoia aspera isolate rCanAsp1 chromosome 1, rCanAsp1.hap2, whole genome shotgun sequence, one region contains:
- the RNF141 gene encoding RING finger protein 141 isoform X2, producing the protein MGQHFSSQTHTVVNKLPEKVVKHVSLVRESGVLTYEEFLGRVAELNDTTAQLASGQNKHLLFEVQPGSDATALWKVAVRIVCTKINKTSGIVEASRIMNLYQFIQLYKDITSQAAHVLSQNVPSEGTAEDLSSVASCQASIWMGRVKQLTDEEECCICMDGRADLILPCAHSFCQKCIDKCCASY; encoded by the exons ATGGGCCAGCACTTCTCAAGCCAAACACACACAGTTGTAAATAAGCTACCAGAAAAAGTTGTCAAGCATGTCTCTCTTGTTCGAGAAAGTGGTGTCTTAACATATGAAGAGTTTTTGGGAAGAGTAGCTGAACTGAATGACAC GACTGCACAATTAGCTTCTGGCCAGAACAAGCATCTGTTGTTTGAAGTGCAGCCAGGTTCTGATGCTACAGCTCTTTGGAAGGTGGCTGTTCGGATAGTATGTACTAAG ATAAACAAGACAAGTGGGATTGTTGAAGCTTCAAGAATCATGAACTTGTATCAGTTCATTCAACTTTATAAAGATATCACAAGTCAGGCTGCACATGTTCTTTCTCAGAATGTTCCCTCAGAAGGAACAGCAGAAGATCTGTCATCTGTTGCATCTTGTCAGGCCAGCATTTGGATGGGAAG GGTGAAACAGCTAACTGATGAAGAAGAATGTTGCATTTGTATGGATGGACGTGCTGATCTGATCTTGCCATGTGCCCACAGCTTTTGTCAGAAATGCATTGATAAATG
- the RNF141 gene encoding RING finger protein 141 isoform X1: MGQHFSSQTHTVVNKLPEKVVKHVSLVRESGVLTYEEFLGRVAELNDTTAQLASGQNKHLLFEVQPGSDATALWKVAVRIVCTKINKTSGIVEASRIMNLYQFIQLYKDITSQAAHVLSQNVPSEGTAEDLSSVASCQASIWMGRVKQLTDEEECCICMDGRADLILPCAHSFCQKCIDKWSGRHRNCPICRLQVTAANDSWVVSDAPTDEDIATYILNLVDEAGQPHIP, encoded by the exons ATGGGCCAGCACTTCTCAAGCCAAACACACACAGTTGTAAATAAGCTACCAGAAAAAGTTGTCAAGCATGTCTCTCTTGTTCGAGAAAGTGGTGTCTTAACATATGAAGAGTTTTTGGGAAGAGTAGCTGAACTGAATGACAC GACTGCACAATTAGCTTCTGGCCAGAACAAGCATCTGTTGTTTGAAGTGCAGCCAGGTTCTGATGCTACAGCTCTTTGGAAGGTGGCTGTTCGGATAGTATGTACTAAG ATAAACAAGACAAGTGGGATTGTTGAAGCTTCAAGAATCATGAACTTGTATCAGTTCATTCAACTTTATAAAGATATCACAAGTCAGGCTGCACATGTTCTTTCTCAGAATGTTCCCTCAGAAGGAACAGCAGAAGATCTGTCATCTGTTGCATCTTGTCAGGCCAGCATTTGGATGGGAAG GGTGAAACAGCTAACTGATGAAGAAGAATGTTGCATTTGTATGGATGGACGTGCTGATCTGATCTTGCCATGTGCCCACAGCTTTTGTCAGAAATGCATTGATAAATG GAGTGGTCGTCACAGGAATTGCCCTATATGCCGTCTACAAGTGACTGCTGCAAATGATTCTTGGGTTGTATCTGATGCACCTACAGATGAAGATATTGCCACTTACATACTCAACTTGGTGGATGAGGCAGGCCAGCCCCATATACCCTGA